One Megasphaera elsdenii DSM 20460 genomic window carries:
- a CDS encoding AAA-type ATPase lid domain-containing protein: MATKLAASYPQVQVYVIQPSVLDLLRCIYFTPKGGKLGAIIPFALRDYYDDLEDALQVMDVSFYRLAPEYDERELRDLIRRAASQGVTDLIGTFDTNVWELLKNQPWPGNVRQLAHIIERLVLVVKNQTIQVKDVLRVMPRDVVAEERGKLDEEGHLRGRTYEMIEKMSREGKSGAQIAKALGIGQSTVYRIKRRHEDQ; encoded by the coding sequence ATGGCGACGAAGCTGGCGGCTTCCTATCCTCAGGTACAGGTCTATGTGATTCAGCCTAGTGTCCTGGATCTGTTGAGGTGTATTTATTTTACCCCTAAAGGCGGGAAACTAGGGGCTATCATCCCCTTTGCCCTCCGCGATTACTATGATGACTTGGAAGATGCGTTGCAGGTCATGGATGTCTCTTTTTATCGCTTGGCGCCGGAATATGATGAACGGGAATTGCGGGACCTTATCCGGCGGGCCGCGTCCCAAGGGGTTACGGATCTTATCGGGACCTTTGATACCAATGTCTGGGAGCTTTTGAAGAATCAGCCCTGGCCCGGTAATGTACGGCAGTTGGCCCATATCATCGAACGACTGGTGCTGGTCGTCAAGAATCAGACGATTCAGGTAAAAGACGTCTTGCGTGTCATGCCTCGGGATGTTGTTGCTGAGGAACGGGGAAAACTTGACGAAGAAGGCCATCTCAGGGGGCGCACCTATGAAATGATTGAAAAAATGAGCCGTGAAGGCAAAAGCGGTGCCCAAATCGCCAAAGCACTCGGTATCGGCCAATCCACCGTCTACCGCATCAAACGGAGACACGAGGACCAGTGA
- a CDS encoding type II toxin-antitoxin system RelB/DinJ family antitoxin codes for MASQIGVSFRINKELKEDFEAFCDSVGLSMSTAIILFIKTAVREQRIPFEVKAPGQNDMRH; via the coding sequence ATGGCTTCACAAATTGGAGTATCTTTTCGTATCAATAAGGAGTTGAAAGAAGACTTTGAAGCCTTCTGTGATTCCGTTGGACTGAGCATGTCTACAGCGATCATCTTGTTCATCAAGACCGCTGTCCGGGAACAACGGATTCCCTTTGAAGTAAAGGCTCCAGGTCAGAATGATATGAGACATTAA